From the Kogia breviceps isolate mKogBre1 chromosome 3, mKogBre1 haplotype 1, whole genome shotgun sequence genome, one window contains:
- the REM2 gene encoding GTP-binding protein REM 2: MHTDLDTDMDTDTETTALCPAGSHRASPPGTPTPEADATLLKKPEKLLAGLDWGGPPPAPGAPRRRGSMPVPYKHQLRRAQAVDELDWPPQASSSGSSDSLGSGEAAPTQKDGIFKVMLVGESGVGKSTLAGTFGGLQGDSAHEPENPEDTYERRIMVDKEEVTLVVYDIWEQGDAGGWLQDHCLQTGDAFLIVFSVTDRQSFSKVPETLLRLRAGRPHHDLPVILVGNKSDLARSREVSLEEGRQLAGTLSCKHIETSAALHHNTRELFEGAVRQIRLRRGPNRAGGPQPEWGRPEGPAPPTRRESLTKKAKRFLANLVPRNTKFFKQRSRSCHDLSVL, from the exons ATGCACACAGACCTCGACACCGACATGGACACGGACACAGAAACCACAGCACTCTGTCCCGCCGGCAGCCACCGGGCCTCCCCGCCAGGAACGCCCACACCAG AAGCAGATGCTACACTGCTGAAGAAGCCAGAGAAACTGTTGGCAGGGTTGGACTGGGGCgggccaccccccgccccaggggCCCCCAGACGAAGAGGCAGTATGCCTGTCCCCTACAAGCACCAGCTGCGGCGGGCCCAAGCTGTAGATGAACTTGACTGGCCACCTCAAGCCTCATCCTCTGGCTCCTCTGACTCCCTGGGCTCAGGGGAGGCAGCCCCCACCCAAAAGGATGGCATCTTCAAGGTCATGCTGGTGGGGGAGAGCGGCGTGGGCAAGAGCACCCTAGCAGGCACTTTCGGTGGTCTCCAGGGAGACAGTGCTCACGAGCCAGAGAACCCAG AGGACACCTATGAGAGACGCATCATGGTGGATAAGGAGGAAGTGACTCTAGTTGTTTATGACATCTGGGAACAG GGGGATGCAGGGGGGTGGCTGCAGGACCACTGCCTTCAGACGGGGGATGCCTTTCTCATCGTCTTCTCAGTCACCGACCGACAAAGCTTCTCCAAAGTTCCAGAGACCCTACTACGGCTCAGGGCTGGGAGGCCCCACCATGACCTGCCTGTCATCCTCGTTGGAAACAAGAGTGACCTGGCCCGCTCCCGGGAGGTCTCACTGGAGG AGGGTCGCCAACTGGCAGGGACACTGAGCTGCAAGCACATCGAGACGTCGGCCGCACTGCACCACAACACGCGGGAGCTCTTCGAGGGAGCGGTGCGCCAGATCCGGCTGCGGCGGGGCCCGAACCGCGCTGGGGGCCCGCAGCCCGAGTGGGGCAGGCCCGAGGGCCCCGCGCCGCCTACGCGCCGCGAGAGCCTCACCAAGAAGGCCAAGCGCTTCCTTGCCAACCTGGTGCCGCGCAACACCAAGTTCTTCAAGCAGCGCTCCAGGTCGTGTCACGACCTCTCCGTGCTCTGA